The Sesamum indicum cultivar Zhongzhi No. 13 linkage group LG1, S_indicum_v1.0, whole genome shotgun sequence genome includes a window with the following:
- the LOC105166728 gene encoding uncharacterized protein LOC105166728 (The sequence of the model RefSeq protein was modified relative to this genomic sequence to represent the inferred CDS: added 14 bases not found in genome assembly): protein MASSVSHCLVGAPPPTFLTPSICPFHETFDAKAFGTRLVALPKTTPKSSSLQTRATLDDKGRISTSPSVLVPEEKQPSKEVEDCVRVLKNAAKTRKIPSEDILYAFSVIEKAKVDPSSFLETLGGTNSPGRTWMLIFTAEKKLNRGKYFPITAVQRFDAAGKRIENGVYLGPFGNLTFEGRFSWKKRILAFIFERIRIKVGPLNPFEISFKGKDETEPSNKDPFFIWFYIDEEIAVARGRSGGTAFWVRCQRID from the exons ATGGCGTCGTCTGTCTCCCATTGCCTCGTCGGTGCTCCTCCTCCGACCTTCCTCACACCTTCAATCTGCCCATTTCACGAAACCTTTGATGCTAAAGCCTTTGGAACTCGGTTAGTTGCTCTCCCTAAAACAACTCCCAAATCCTCCTCTTTGCAGACTAGAGCCACTCTTGATGACAAGGGCCGAATCTCCACCAGCCCATCTGTTCTTGTTCCCGAAGAAAAACAACCCAGCAAG gAAGTTGAAGATTGCGTGAGAGTGCTTAAGAATGCAGCAAAGACGAGAAAAATCCCATCTGAGGACATTCTGTATGCTTTTTCTGTGATTGAGAAGGCAAAGGTCGAtccctcttcttttcttgaaactCTGGGTGGAACCAACTCACCTGGACGAACTTGGATGCTTATTTTTACTGCAGAG AAAAAGCTGAATCGTGGTAAATATTTCCCAATTACAGCCGTTCAGAGGTTTGATGCAGCT GAATGGAGTTTATCTTGGGCCTTTTGGGAACTTGACCTTTGAAGGCAGGTTTTCATGGAAGAAAAGAATACTTGCCTTCATATTTGAACGTATTCGGATAAAAGTTGGTCCCCTTAACCCGTTTGAGATTAGTTTCAAAGGAAAAGATGAAACGGAGCCAAGCAATAAGGACCCATTTTTCATTTGGTTTTATATTGATGAGGAAATTGCTGTTGCCCGTGGGAGAAGTGGGGGAACTGCATTTTGGGTCCGTTGTCAACGCATTGACTAA
- the LOC105166737 gene encoding cyclin-dependent kinase D-3 isoform X1 has product MTEVDQLLSKKVADRYLKREVLGEGTYGVVYKAIDTKTGQTVAIKKIRLGKQKEGVNFTALREIKLLKELKDPNIIELIDAFPHKGNLHLVFEFMETDLEAVIRDRNIVLSPADIKSYIQMTLKGLAFCHRKWVLHRDMKPNNLLIGPGGQLKLADFGLARIFGSPDRRFTHQVFARWYRAPELLFGAKQYGPGVDVWAAACIFAELLLRRPFLQGNSDIDQLGKIFAAFGTPKPLQWPDMVYLPDYVEYQHVPGQPLRTLFPMASDDALDLLSKMFTYDPKARISAQQALEHRYFSSIPPPTEPALLPRPPPKKESMSSKVSDFNPPDGPTVLSPPRKLRRVMPHREGFDLNAHQMDKMDDHENEIRPAAGEKSGQAPMSLDFSVFGMRPPIRPTINSADRSHLKRKLDLEFQLPEEE; this is encoded by the exons ATGACAGAAGTGGATCAGCTACTTAGTAAAAAAGTAGCCGATCGTTACCTGAAACGCGAAGTTCTCGGTGAAGGTACATATGGAGTCGTATACAAAGCCATCGATACTAAG ACAGGGCAAACGGTTGCCATCAAGAAAATTCGACTTGGGAAGCAGAAGGAAGGGGTGAATTTCACTGCTTTAAGAGAAATTAAGTTGCTTAAGGAGCTTAAGGACCCAAATATAATTGAGTTGATTGACGCATTCCCTCATAAGGGGAACTTGCACCTTGTGTTTGAGTTCATGGAGACAGATCTAGAAGCTGTTATTCGTGATAGAAATATTGTTCTTTCCCCAGCTGATATAAAGTCGTACATTCAAATGACGCTGAAAGGACTTGCATTTTGCCATAGGAAATGGGTCTTGCATAG GGATATGAAACCAAACAACTTGCTGATTGGGCCTGGCGGCCAGCTTAAACTTGCTGATTTTGGTTTAGCTCGTATATTTGGAAGCCCAGATCGGAGGTTCACACACCAG GTTTTTGCTAGATGGTATAGAGCACCTGAGCTGTTGTTTGGTGCCAAGCAATATGGTCCCGGGGTAGATGTATGGGCTGCCGCTTGTATATTTGCTGAACTACTTTTGCGTCGACCTTTTCTTCAG GGAAATAGTGACATTGATCAACTGGGGAAAATTTTTGCTGCTTTTGGGACGCCAAAGCCATTGCAATGGCCAGATATGGTCTACCTTCCTGATTATGTGGAATACCAACATGTTCCTGGTCAACCATTGCGCACATTGTTTCCCATGGCTAGTGATGATGCTTTGGACCTTCTATCAAAGATGTTTACATATGATCCAAAAGCAAGAATTTCAGCACAACAGGCACTGGAGCATCG GTATTTTTCCTCCATACCGCCACCTACAGAACCTGCTTTGCTTCCAAGACCTCCCCCCAAGAAGGAGTCCATGAGTTCTAAGGTCTCAGACTTCAATCCCCCAGATGGCCCAACAGTATTGTCTCCTCCAAGGAAGTTAAGAAGAGTGATGCCTCATCGTGAGGGGTTTGATCTAAATGCTCACCAGATGGATAAAATGGATGACCATGAAAACGAGATTAGGCCGGCAGCTGGGGAAAAGAGTGGACAAGCTCCAATGTCTCTggatttttcagtttttggaATGAGGCCACCAATTAGACCGACGATTAACAG TGCTGACAGATCACATCTGAAGAGAAAACTAGATCTTGAATTTCAACTACCGGAAGAAGAATAA
- the LOC105166737 gene encoding cyclin-dependent kinase D-1 isoform X2, whose product MTEVDQLLSKKVADRYLKREVLGEGTYGVVYKAIDTKTGQTVAIKKIRLGKQKEGVNFTALREIKLLKELKDPNIIELIDAFPHKGNLHLVFEFMETDLEAVIRDRNIVLSPADIKSYIQMTLKGLAFCHRKWVLHRDMKPNNLLIGPGGQLKLADFGLARIFGSPDRRFTHQVFARWYRAPELLFGAKQYGPGVDVWAAACIFAELLLRRPFLQPLQWPDMVYLPDYVEYQHVPGQPLRTLFPMASDDALDLLSKMFTYDPKARISAQQALEHRYFSSIPPPTEPALLPRPPPKKESMSSKVSDFNPPDGPTVLSPPRKLRRVMPHREGFDLNAHQMDKMDDHENEIRPAAGEKSGQAPMSLDFSVFGMRPPIRPTINSADRSHLKRKLDLEFQLPEEE is encoded by the exons ATGACAGAAGTGGATCAGCTACTTAGTAAAAAAGTAGCCGATCGTTACCTGAAACGCGAAGTTCTCGGTGAAGGTACATATGGAGTCGTATACAAAGCCATCGATACTAAG ACAGGGCAAACGGTTGCCATCAAGAAAATTCGACTTGGGAAGCAGAAGGAAGGGGTGAATTTCACTGCTTTAAGAGAAATTAAGTTGCTTAAGGAGCTTAAGGACCCAAATATAATTGAGTTGATTGACGCATTCCCTCATAAGGGGAACTTGCACCTTGTGTTTGAGTTCATGGAGACAGATCTAGAAGCTGTTATTCGTGATAGAAATATTGTTCTTTCCCCAGCTGATATAAAGTCGTACATTCAAATGACGCTGAAAGGACTTGCATTTTGCCATAGGAAATGGGTCTTGCATAG GGATATGAAACCAAACAACTTGCTGATTGGGCCTGGCGGCCAGCTTAAACTTGCTGATTTTGGTTTAGCTCGTATATTTGGAAGCCCAGATCGGAGGTTCACACACCAG GTTTTTGCTAGATGGTATAGAGCACCTGAGCTGTTGTTTGGTGCCAAGCAATATGGTCCCGGGGTAGATGTATGGGCTGCCGCTTGTATATTTGCTGAACTACTTTTGCGTCGACCTTTTCTTCAG CCATTGCAATGGCCAGATATGGTCTACCTTCCTGATTATGTGGAATACCAACATGTTCCTGGTCAACCATTGCGCACATTGTTTCCCATGGCTAGTGATGATGCTTTGGACCTTCTATCAAAGATGTTTACATATGATCCAAAAGCAAGAATTTCAGCACAACAGGCACTGGAGCATCG GTATTTTTCCTCCATACCGCCACCTACAGAACCTGCTTTGCTTCCAAGACCTCCCCCCAAGAAGGAGTCCATGAGTTCTAAGGTCTCAGACTTCAATCCCCCAGATGGCCCAACAGTATTGTCTCCTCCAAGGAAGTTAAGAAGAGTGATGCCTCATCGTGAGGGGTTTGATCTAAATGCTCACCAGATGGATAAAATGGATGACCATGAAAACGAGATTAGGCCGGCAGCTGGGGAAAAGAGTGGACAAGCTCCAATGTCTCTggatttttcagtttttggaATGAGGCCACCAATTAGACCGACGATTAACAG TGCTGACAGATCACATCTGAAGAGAAAACTAGATCTTGAATTTCAACTACCGGAAGAAGAATAA